CGGGCCATTACAGAGCCGTGGTTTCGCTCCAGGGAGGAGATCGCCGGGCGGGAAAAACGGAAAGCGAGGAAGGCCAACACCCCAGTCGCGGTGACGCGTTTGGCCCTGGAAGTGGAGACGATCGCGGAAGTGCTTCGAGACGCGGGCTATGCCACGGGGCACTTCGGCAAATGGCATCTCGGCCCCGAGCCCTTCAGCCCTCTGGAGCAGGGCTTCGATGTTGACTTGCCCCATTGGTCCGGCCCCGGCGCTGCAGGATCCTACGTCGCCCCATGGCAGTATCCGGACGAGTTGGGTTTTGTGCCCCACTTCCCGGGTGAACACATCGAAGATCGCATGGCCAAGGAAGCCGTCTCGTTCATGGAGAAACACAGGAACGAACCCTTCTTTCTGAATTACTGGGCGTTCTCGGTCCACGGTCCATTTGACGCCAAGGCAAAGCTGATCGAGAAGTACGTCGAGAAGGCACATCCGGCCAACGCCCAGCGAAATCCCACCTATGCTGCGATGGTGGAGAGTTTTGACGATGCGGTCGGGACGCTGCTTGATGCCCTGGATCGTCTTGGACTGGCGGAGCGCACGATCGTCGTGTTCTACTCGGACAACGGCGGCAGTACCTATGAGCGAATTGTCGACGTCCCCGTGACGAGCAACCATCCACTCCGGGGCGGCAAGGCAGAAATCTATGAGGGAGGGATTCGGGTACCGGCCGCTGTGGTTTGGCCGGGGCACATCGAGCCGGGGAGTAAGAGCTCGGCGTTGATCAGCAGTACAGATTGGTACCCCACCCTGCTCGAGATGCTCGCTGTGAAGCGCCCCTCAGGACATATCCTCGATGGTGTGTCGCAAGTCCCCGCGTTCTTGTCAGAGGCCAGCCCCCGTTCCTTGTTCCCATGTTTCGTCCCCCACTATTTTCAGAAGGCGGGGACCGTTCCGGCGACTTCGATGCGGAGCGGCAAGTGGAAGCTGATTCGATTTCATCACGACGGCGTGAATCAGCAGGACCGATTCGAACTCTACGACCTCGAAAGTGACGTCGGGGAGAGCGAGAACCTGGCGAGTCTTCATCCCGATCGGGTGCGGTCTCTCGACAAGGAAATATCCGACTACCTGAGCAGAATTGGAGCTCTCGTGCCCCGGCGAAACCCGGTCTATCGGGGCGCCTCCGCGGCTGGGGCAGCGCTCGGTATCAAAGCGTCCCCGCTGCAGCCATAGCGGACTGCCAATCGTTCCGAATTCATGTGGGCCTCGGGTTCAGCGACACGGTAGAGAAGTGGATGCCCGAGACGCTCGATCGGGTCAAAGCCAGATCGGCTTCAGGAGATTCTACCGAGTAGACCGGGGTTGCTCTGCACTGCGCAAACAAACATCGATGTGATGTGAAATTACAGATTCAGCCGGACACTCTGTCATGATGACAGCAGAGGACAATCCGGGGGATCCACATGACCGAAGATCAGCGGGAAATCAGGCGAAAGGGGCGGGTTCTTGAATACGCGTTGGCCGTGATCGGATCAATCTTCCGGCCGGCTCCACGGTGAGATGCGGAGTGCTGCGTAGCCCGTATCTTGAATATCGCCAAAGCTCCGCCGACATTCCACACCCGTCCGCTGAGTCAAGAGTCAGCTCCTTCGCATGAGTGAATAGAGATCGGTCCGGCTCACCATGCCCAGCAAGCGCTCGCCCTCAACGACTGGCCATGAATGGACGTGGTTCCGGTCCATGATCTCAAGCGCGGCCGCTAGTGAAGACTCTGGCTCGAGCGGGTCTCCGATGTTGCTCGTCAAGTCTTCCGCGATCACGAGATCTCGAAGCAGGGGATCGTAGAGGGTGTTTTTTACCTCCTCGTACGAGATCACGCCCTTGAATCGATCCTGCGCGTCAACAACCGGGAGCAGGTCAGCACCCGTTTCTCCGAGCGCCTTCAGAACGTGTTCGAACGGAAGGGCTTCAGAGACGACTCGGGGCCGTCGCCTCATGGCGTGGCGTACGGTGGGGGTACCTTTGGAAAGTTCCGAGTCAGAGCGAAGCATCCCGAGGTTTCGGCGAAATTCGAGTAGTACCCAGCGCACCGCCTCTGTGCCTTTCGCCTCTACGCGCGGAAGTAGGTTTGCGAGCTTTACCTCGCCCGCAACCAATGCCGTATGTCGCACGAGCCAAGGCCCTACGAGTTCGAAGACCACCACGGAAGCAATGACAACGTGACGTAGTTCGGATGTGGCGTCCGGAACGGCGTGCTCGAGGGCCGCAACCAAACCCAGAGCAATCCCCGCCTGGCACATCAGGCCTGCGCCAAAGGAGGATGGCATGCCCTCTCCCCAACCCGTGAGACGTAGGCCGATACGCGCCCCGAAAAATTTCCCCGCAGCACGGGAGAAAATGAAAAGCACACCGAGCGCGCCACCTTGGATCACAGCCCCGAGGTGCAGGTCGCGACCCGCTGCGATGAAAAAGAGAACGTAAAGCGGGTAGACGGTGTTCTCGACGTAGCGGAAGAGATCGCCCGAGTGAGACGAGCCGTTGGCGAGGGCAACGCCCGCGGCAAAGCAAGCCAGCATCCCCAACCCGGTTGACCCCGCGGCGATCCAGTGCATGAGCCCGAGGGCCGCGAACACCACGAGCATTCCGAGTAGGACGAGTTCGCGGCGTCCCGTGATCGACTCGAGCCAGATCGCGGCGCCAAAACCGATGGCGCCCCCGGTCACCAGAGCGATCAGCGCATAGGCGGTCGCTTGTACGGGATGGCCAACGCCAAAGGCTACGGCGAGCAGGAGGGGAAAGAGGAAGAGTGCCACGAGATTGTTGTTCCCGACACACAGGATGAGGCTTCGAGAAGTGGGGCCATCGGCCTCGATCTCTCGCAACGTCACCAGTGTGGCGCTCGGCGCGCTCGCAATCGCGAGCGCAGGTGCGATCACGGCCAGGCGCCAATCACCAGTGCCGGCGCCGACGGCGAGCCCCACGAGCAGGCCTGTCAGCCCGATCTCGGCTGCGGAGAGCCCCAGGATGCGGGGCCCGACTTCGCGGAAGGTCTGGAATCGAAACTCCGCGCCTACCCCAAAGAGAATGAACCCAATCGCGAGCTGCTCCACTACCCCCAGCGTCAGCTCCGTGTGTGAGCCCAGGAGAAGTCCCGCTGCAAGCCCCCCTTCCTCGAAGAAGCGCTGTCCGATGTCGGGGCCGAGCATCACGCCCACCAGGAGATAGACGGTCACGCGGGGCACGCCGTAGCGAGCGGCCACGCGCCCCAGCCCGAGGCTCAACAACAGCGCGACTGCAAGGGAGATCAGGGTGCTAAAGAAGGTCTCCATCCGGCTCCTTCAAGCGTATGGGGTTCTATATACCTTTTTCACGGACAGTTGAGTTAAGCCTACCTTTTTCACCCTGCGTTGATCAGCATCTCCGGCGGGTTGTTGAGGGGCAAGGGGGTGCGTGCTAGAGCGGGGTGAGGGGCCAGATCATCGGGATCAAGGTGATGGCCACCGCGGCGCAGATCAGATTCAGGGGCAGACCGACACGGACGAAGTCCGTGAAGCGATAACCGCCTGGGCCGTAGACAAGCAGGTGGGTCTGGTAGGTCACCGGTGACGCAAACGCGCAGGCGGCTCCCAGCGCTACGGCGATGATGAAGCCGCGCGGGTCCAGGCTCGCTTGATGGGCCGCCGCTACCGCGATGGGGAACATCAGGGCGGCAGAAGCGGCGTGGTGAAGGAGTTCGGACATCGCCATGGTGACCAGATAGATGGTGGCCAGCAGCGCGATGGGCCCGAGCGCGCTGGAGTGGCGAACGAGTACGTCGGCGATGGCGGCTGCGACCCCGGACTTCTCAATTGCAGTCGCGATGCCGATCCCGGCGGCAATGACC
The genomic region above belongs to Myxococcales bacterium and contains:
- a CDS encoding cation:proton antiporter; this translates as METFFSTLISLAVALLLSLGLGRVAARYGVPRVTVYLLVGVMLGPDIGQRFFEEGGLAAGLLLGSHTELTLGVVEQLAIGFILFGVGAEFRFQTFREVGPRILGLSAAEIGLTGLLVGLAVGAGTGDWRLAVIAPALAIASAPSATLVTLREIEADGPTSRSLILCVGNNNLVALFLFPLLLAVAFGVGHPVQATAYALIALVTGGAIGFGAAIWLESITGRRELVLLGMLVVFAALGLMHWIAAGSTGLGMLACFAAGVALANGSSHSGDLFRYVENTVYPLYVLFFIAAGRDLHLGAVIQGGALGVLFIFSRAAGKFFGARIGLRLTGWGEGMPSSFGAGLMCQAGIALGLVAALEHAVPDATSELRHVVIASVVVFELVGPWLVRHTALVAGEVKLANLLPRVEAKGTEAVRWVLLEFRRNLGMLRSDSELSKGTPTVRHAMRRRPRVVSEALPFEHVLKALGETGADLLPVVDAQDRFKGVISYEEVKNTLYDPLLRDLVIAEDLTSNIGDPLEPESSLAAALEIMDRNHVHSWPVVEGERLLGMVSRTDLYSLMRRS
- a CDS encoding sulfatase translates to RAITEPWFRSREEIAGREKRKARKANTPVAVTRLALEVETIAEVLRDAGYATGHFGKWHLGPEPFSPLEQGFDVDLPHWSGPGAAGSYVAPWQYPDELGFVPHFPGEHIEDRMAKEAVSFMEKHRNEPFFLNYWAFSVHGPFDAKAKLIEKYVEKAHPANAQRNPTYAAMVESFDDAVGTLLDALDRLGLAERTIVVFYSDNGGSTYERIVDVPVTSNHPLRGGKAEIYEGGIRVPAAVVWPGHIEPGSKSSALISSTDWYPTLLEMLAVKRPSGHILDGVSQVPAFLSEASPRSLFPCFVPHYFQKAGTVPATSMRSGKWKLIRFHHDGVNQQDRFELYDLESDVGESENLASLHPDRVRSLDKEISDYLSRIGALVPRRNPVYRGASAAGAALGIKASPLQP